In Brachybacterium saurashtrense, the genomic stretch CGGCGGCACGATCGCCGGGATCGTCGGCCTCGTGGTCGGCCTGCTGGGATTCTTCGCCTGACGGGGTGACCACGATGCCCACCGCCCCCACCCCCGATGCCACTCACGAAGGAGGACGCCGTGCTCCCGCTGCTCGCTGAGCTCTCCGCCGCGCCCGGCACCCCGATCCTGCTGGCGGACGGCTCGTCCTCCGACGGGATCTTCCTGCCGTTCCTGCTCGGTCCGCTGACGTTCGCGGGCATCTACATCGGCATCTACCGCTTCTACCGCAACACGGACAAGCGCCACCGCTACGAGCGCGAGACCAAGGTCGCCGTGGGCAACCTGCAGCAGGACGATCGCCGCACGGGCAGGAAGACCGGCCAGAGGAGCAGGAGCATGGACGGACGCAACGACACCGACCACCTCACCCGGGTGCGGCGACTGCGGGTGCAGTGACATGAGCACCGCCGAGGGGACGGCCGACGTCATCGTGGTGGGCGCGGGCCTGGCCGGCCTGGTCGCCGCCGCCGAGATCGCCGACGGCGGCCGGCGCGTGCTGCTGCTGGAGCGCGAGGGCGAGCAGGACCTGGGCGGCCAGGCCTGGTGGAGCTTCGGCGGGCTGTTCCTCGTCGACTCGCCCGAGCAGCGCCGCCTGGGCATCCGCGACAGCCTCGAGCTGGCGCGGCAGGACTGGCTCGGCTCGGCCGCCTTCGACGATCCCGACGACCGCTGGCCGCGACAGTGGGCCGAGGCCTACCTGCATTTCGCGGCCGGGGAGAAGCGGGCCTGGCTGCGCGCGATGGGGCACCGTCTGTTCCCGGTGGTGGGCTGGGCCGAGCGCGGCGACGGCCGCGCCGAGGGACACGGCAACTCCGTGCCCCGCTTCCACCTCACCTGGGGCACCGGCCCCGGGATCGTGGAGCCCTTCGCCCGGCGCCTCGCCGCGCACCGCGAGACGGGCCGGATCACGCTGTGCACCCGGCACGCGGTCGAGGAGCTGCTGGTCGAGGACGGCCGCGTGACGGGAGTGCGCGGCAGCGTGCTCGCCCCCGACGGCACCGTGCGCGGAGTGGGCTCGAGCCGCGAGGTCACGGGCGAGTTCGAGGAGCGGGCAGGCGCCGTGCTGGTCGCCACCGGCGGCATCGGCGGGAACGAGGAGCTGGTGCGCGCGCTGTGGCCCGCGGACCTCGGCACCATGCCCGAGGACCTCGTGCACGGGGTGCCCGCCAGCGTGGACGGCGCCGGGATGCTCGCCGCCGAACGCGCCGGCGCCCGCTGGATCCACAAGAGCCGCATGTGGCACTACACCGAGGGGATCCGCAACTGGGACCCGGTGTGGCGCGGGCACGGCATCCGCATCCTGCCCGGCCCGTCCTCTCTGTGGCTCGACGCCCGCGGGCGCCGCCTGCCCGCCCCCGCCCATCCCGGCTTCGACACCACCTCCACGC encodes the following:
- a CDS encoding FAD-binding dehydrogenase, yielding MSTAEGTADVIVVGAGLAGLVAAAEIADGGRRVLLLEREGEQDLGGQAWWSFGGLFLVDSPEQRRLGIRDSLELARQDWLGSAAFDDPDDRWPRQWAEAYLHFAAGEKRAWLRAMGHRLFPVVGWAERGDGRAEGHGNSVPRFHLTWGTGPGIVEPFARRLAAHRETGRITLCTRHAVEELLVEDGRVTGVRGSVLAPDGTVRGVGSSREVTGEFEERAGAVLVATGGIGGNEELVRALWPADLGTMPEDLVHGVPASVDGAGMLAAERAGARWIHKSRMWHYTEGIRNWDPVWRGHGIRILPGPSSLWLDARGRRLPAPAHPGFDTTSTLRHLRTTGHDHSWFVLTRKIIEKEFALSGSEQNPDLTGKDWTQVLSRVRPGAPGPVQAFLDHGEDFLQASTVPELVAQMNALTGEDLIDAAEVERVIRARDAEIANPYSKDAQITALRGARRYVGDRLIRTAAPHRLLDPSAGPLIAVRLHVLLRKTLGGLETDLGGRVQRAGGEALPGLYAAGEASGFGGGGVHGHNALEGTFLGGCLFSGRQAAAGVLADLR